One Indicator indicator isolate 239-I01 chromosome 21, UM_Iind_1.1, whole genome shotgun sequence DNA segment encodes these proteins:
- the TIMM10 gene encoding mitochondrial import inner membrane translocase subunit Tim10: protein MDPLRAQQLAAELEVDMMADMYNRMTQACHRKCVPPHYKEAELSKGESICLDRCVAKYLEVHERMGKKLTELSLQDEELLKRMQQSTGTA, encoded by the exons ATGGACCCTCTGCGGGCTCAGCAGCTGGCGGCGGAGCTGGAGGTTGACATGATGGCCGACATGTACAACCG GATGACGCAGGCATGCCACCGCAAGTGCGTCCCCCCCCACTACAAGGAGGCGGAGCTGTCGAAGGGGGAGAGCATCTGCCTGGACCGCTGCGTGGCCAAGTACCTGGAGGTGCACGAGCGCATGGGCAAGAAGCTGACGGAACTCTCGCTGCAGGACGAGGAGCTGCTCAAGCGcatgcagcagagcacaggcacagcctga